From Coffea arabica cultivar ET-39 chromosome 2e, Coffea Arabica ET-39 HiFi, whole genome shotgun sequence, the proteins below share one genomic window:
- the LOC140036578 gene encoding 17.4 kDa class I heat shock protein-like, with protein sequence MALVPSIFGGRRSNIFDPFSLDKWDPFEGFPFSRTLANFPSGTDRETAVFTNARVDWRETPEAHIVQADLPGLKKEEVKVEVEDGRILKISGERSREQEEKTDTWHRVERSSGKFIRSFRMPENAKTEEIKASMENGVLTVTVPKVEEKKPEVKAINISG encoded by the coding sequence ATGGCTTTGGTTCCGAGCATCTTCGGCGGCCGGCGAAGCAATATCTTCGATCCTTTCTCTCTCGACAAATGGGATCCGTTTGAGGGCTTTCCGTTCTCGAGGACTCTAGCCAACTTCCCCAGCGGCACTGATCGTGAAACGGCTGTTTTTACTAACGCCAGGGTTGACTGGAGGGAGACCCCAGAAGCCCACATCGTTCAGGCTGATCTTCCTGGGCTTAAGAAAGAGGAGGTCAAAGTCGAGGTGGAAGATGGTAGAATCCTGAAGATCAGCGGAGAGAGGAGCAGGGAGCAGGAGGAGAAGACTGACACTTGGCATCGTGTGGAAAGGAGCAGCGGCAAGTTTATCCGAAGCTTCAGGATGCCGGAGAATGCAAAGACAGAGGAAATTAAGGCGAGCATGGAGAATGGCGTGCTGACCGTTACTGTGCCTAAAGTGGAGGAGAAGAAGCCTGAAGTTAAGGCCATCAACATTTCTGGTTAA
- the LOC140036579 gene encoding 7-deoxyloganetic acid glucosyl transferase-like: MGSQKANLPPHVLIFPLPIQGHVNSMLRLAELLCLAGLDVTYIVSDFCHNRLLKHTNVSSRFARYPGFSFQPISDGLPDDHPRAGKGFVDIMPAIKMVTGPLFKRMMIEKSCFASSGIRRPVTCIIADGVLSFAGDFAEENGIALIYFRTVSACSFWACFCIPQVIEAGEIPLKGHGMDLAVKSVPGMENILRRRDLPGFYRVNDLDDTTFQIIKTETQQTPRAQAVILNTFEDLEGPILSHIRKHMPRLYTIGPNHFHLTARLGAKATETETLISSASLWEEDRSCLDWLDSQPPKSVIYVSFGSITVVRREQLLEFWYGLVNSGQRFLWVVRPDSIMGEAGGGKIPAELETATKARGYMVGWAPQLEVLNHPSVGGFLTHGGWNSTLESMAAGVPMLCWPYFADQTINSRFVSEIWKIGLDMKDTCDRVIIQKMVAELMHVRKDEFLRRADAMAKLARKAVTQGGTSYDNLDSLVEFIKSTII, from the exons ATGGGTTCCCAAAAAGCAAACTTACCACCTCATGTTCTCATATTTCCCTTGCCAATCCAGGGCCATGTCAACTCCATGCTCAGGCTGGCGGAACTTCTTTGTCTCGCTGGATTAGACGTAACTTACATTGTCTCCGACTTTTGCCATAATCGCCTCCTCAAGCACACTAACGTGTCGTCGCGTTTTGCTCGCTATCCTGGCTTTTCTTTCCAACCCATATCCGATGGGCTTCCAGATGACCACCCCAGAGCAGGTAAGGGATTTGTGGATATCATGCCGGCTATAAAAATGGTGACAGGGCCGCTATTTAAGCGGATGATGATCGAGAAAAGTTGCTTTGCTTCTTCTGGTATCCGAAGGCCTGTTACTTGCATCATAGCTGATGGAGTCTTGAGTTTTGCCGGTGATTTTGCTGAAGAGAACGGAATTGCCCTCATCTATTTTCGCACCGTTAGCGCCTGCTCATTTTGGGCCTGCTTTTGTATACCTCAAGTCATTGAAGCTGGAGAAATACCCCTTAAAG GACATGGAATGGACCTGGCAGTCAAAAGCGTCCCAGGAATGGAAAATATTCTTCGGCGTCGGGACCTGCCTGGTTTTTATCGTGTCAACGATCTGGACGACACTACTTTCCAAATAATCAAAACGGAGACTCAGCAAACCCCGCGAGCCCAGGCGGTGATACTGAACACATTTGAAGACTTAGAGGGACCAATATTATCTCACATTCGTAAACACATGCCTAGATTATACACAATCGGACCAAATCATTTCCACCTAACGGCCAGGCTGGGAGCAAAAGCAACAGAGACTGAAACTTTAATTTCTTCGGCCAGTTTATGGGAAGAAGACAGGAGCTGCTTGGACTGGCTTGATTCACAGCCTCCAAAATCGGTAATTTACGTCAGCTTCGGGAGCATTACGGTTGTGAGAAGAGAGCAACTCCTGGAATTTTGGTACGGACTGGTGAATAGTGGGCAGAGGTTCTTGTGGGTCGTCAGACCTGATTCCATTATGGGAGAAGCCGGCGGAGGTAAGATTCCAGCCGAGCTAGAAACGGCTACAAAAGCAAGGGGTTATATGGTGGGTTGGGCCCCGCAGCTAGAAGTCCTGAATCATCCTTCTGTTGGAGGATTTTTGACCCATGGTGGTTGGAATTCGACTCTGGAGAGTATGGCGGCCGGCGTGCCAATGTTATGTTGGCCATATTTTGCCGACCAAACGATCAATAGCAGGTTCGTGAGTGAAATTTGGAAGATTGGATTGGACATGAAAGATACATGCGACAGAGTCATCATCCAGAAAATGGTGGCAGAACTCATGCACGTGAGGAAGGATGAATTCTTGAGAAGGGCAGATGCCATGGCAAAATTGGCAAGAAAGGCTGTTACTCAAGGTGGTACTTCGTATGATAACTTGGACAGCCTCGTTGAGTTTATTAAATCTACTATTATATGA